Proteins encoded by one window of Salvia splendens isolate huo1 chromosome 5, SspV2, whole genome shotgun sequence:
- the LOC121803191 gene encoding trihelix transcription factor GT-1-like, translated as MHQEQEESAADFNNEDTMIAEMSGEDDPANQSSFKPLLPPPPPRKRGETWCEEETRALISLRKETNFMFSASKFNQHLWDYIHATMRERGFDRSAAMCVEKWRNLLKQYRRVKQNKNHDADGSDKMNFYNEIDEVMMEGGGNGKDSELGSFVQSVGEKDMDDASLTFGHMEGTGGSATHMDLEAHPLSITTEADAVNVSPWNWKDTLPGKGEQRNTYCGRVITVKMGEYTKRIGIDGSGDAIKETIKSVFGLRTKRPFWLEDEDNIVRALDREMPIGNYILHVDEGLMIRVCSPEHLPVHTEEKTFFTDDDFCQFLSRRCWTCLRENNGYRHIDSMDELCPGAVYRGVSSIN; from the exons ATGCATCAAGAACAAGAAGAATCCGCCGCAGATTTCAACAACGAAGATACCATGATCGCCGAAATGAGCGGCGAAGATGATCCCGCAAACCAGAGTTCATTCAAGCCACTACTGCCTCCACCTCCTCCCAGGAAACGGGGGGAGACGTGGTGTGAAGAGGAAACCCGCGCCCTCATATCTCTCCGCAAAGAAACCAATTTCATGTTCAGCGCCTCCAAGTTCAACCAGCATCTCTGGGACTACATTCACGCCACGATGAGGGAGAGGGGTTTCGATCGATCGGCGGCTATGTGTGTGGAAAAGTGGAGGAATCTGCTGAAGCAGTACAGAAGGGTGAAGCAGAACAAAAATCATGATGCGGATGGGAGCGATAAGATGAACTTCTACAACGAAATCGATGAGGTTATGATGGAGGGGGGCGGAAATGGGAAGGATTCTGAATTGGGCTCGTTTGTGCAATCTGTTGGTGAGAAAG ATATGGATGATGCTAGTCTAACTTTTGGACATATGGAAG GTACTGGCGGATCAGCGACACATATGGATCTCGAGGCACATCCTCTTTCCATCACCACGGAAGCTGATGCAGTTAATGTTTCTCCATGGAATTGGAAAGATACTCTTCCAGGAAAAG GTGAGCAAAGAAACACTTACTGTGGGAGGGTGATAACAGTAAAGATGGGAGAGTATACAAAGAGGATAGGTATTGATGGCAGTGGAGATGCTATAAAGGAAACCATCAAATCTGTATTCGGGCTGAGGACAAAACGCCCTTTCTGGTTGGAAGACGAAGATAATATTGTTCGAGCACTGGACAGAGAAATGCCGATAGGGAACTACATTCTTCACGTCGATGAAG GCCTGATGATTAGAGTTTGTTCGCCAGAGCACTTGCCAGTGCACACAGAGGAGAAAACCTTCTTTACAGATGATGATTTTTGCCAGTTCCTCTCGAGACGTTGCTGGACTTGTTTGAGAGAGAACAATGGCTACCGGCATATTGACAGCATGGACGAGCTATGTCCCGGGGCTGTGTATCGTGGTGTGTCATCCATCAACTGA
- the LOC121802805 gene encoding mitotic spindle checkpoint protein MAD2 — translation MASKTATKDIITLRGSAAIVSEFFGYAANSILYNRGLYPEESFARVKKYGLPLLLTQDEGVKSFISNLTSQLSEWLEAGKLQRVVLVIMSKASGEVLERWNFSIETDGEVIETGVSREKSDKEIMREIQAIMRQIASSITYLPCLDETCVFDVLAYTDKDCSVPFTWMESDAKLIANPQMVKLHSFDTKIHKVDTLVSYKNDDWDEP, via the exons ATGGCGTCGAAAACTGCCACTAAAGACATCATCACTCTGCGGGGATCAGCCGCCATCGTTAGTGAATTTTTCG GTTATGCAGCAAACAG tatTTTGTACAATCGGGGATTGTATCCAGAAGAAAGTTTTGCGAGAGTTAAGAAATATGGTCTCCCGTTGTTGCTTACTCAAGACGAGGGGGTTAAATCCTTCATTTCGAATCTCACTTCTCAACTCTCTG AGTGGCTGGAGGCAGGGAAGCTGCAGAGGGTGGTGCTGGTGATCATGAGCAAAGCTAGTGGAGAGGTTCTAGAGCGATGGAATTTCAGCATTGAGACGGATGGAGAGGTCATTGAGACGGG AGTGTCGAGGGAGAAGAGTGATAAAGAGATTATGAGGGAAATTCAGGCAATCATGAGGCAGATAGCATCCAGCATTACGTACTTGCCATGCCTCGATGAAACAT GTGTGTTTGATGTTTTAGCCTACACTGATAAAGATTGCTCGGTCCCTTTTACTTGGATGGAGAGTGACGCTAAGCTTATTGCCAACCCACAAATGGTGAAACTACACTCTTTTGATACAAAG ATTCACAAGGTTGACACTCTGGTATCATACAAGAACGATGACTGGGACGAGCCATGA